A single region of the Lotus japonicus ecotype B-129 chromosome 4, LjGifu_v1.2 genome encodes:
- the LOC130710588 gene encoding subtilisin-like protease SBT5.4 — protein sequence MWSQKHAILLLFSVTLFSLFHFHVSAVKKSYIVYLGSHDHGEGVTNADFERVSDTHHEFLQSYLGSLEKAKDSMIYSYTRNINGFAANLEEHEAADIADHPNVVSVFLNKGRKLHTTHSWEFMSLEQNGVAPSSSLFRKARFGEDTIIGNLDTGVWPESPSFRDEGIGPIPSRWKGTCQNEITGFPCNRKLIGARYFNKGYAANAGPAALTNITLNTARDYEGHGSHTLSTLGGNFVRDASVFGLGNGTAKGGSPKARVAAYKVCWPPLVDGGGGCFDADILAAFDMAIHDGVDVLSLSLGDTPSDYFDDGVSIGAFHAVNKGITVLCSAGNSGPIPGTVTNNAPWILTVAASTLDREIDTVVELQNGHQFRGASLSEALPEDKLYPLISAAQAKVANASVENATLCMVGSIDPRKVKGQILVCLRGISPRVEKSLVAFEAGAAGMILCNDELSGNELIADPHFLPSSQISYEDGLVVFAYINSTKNPLGYIHPPTTKLQIKPAPSMASFSSRGPNTITPEILKPDITAPGVNIIAAYTGAASPTELDYDTRRVPFITMSGTSMSCPHVAGVVGLLKTLHPHWSPSAIKSAIMTTARIRDNTGKPILDGNNAKATPFAYGSGHIRPNRAMDPGLVYDLTINDYLNFLCYRGYNQTQIKMFYGTPHHCPDRINILDFNYPTITIPKIYSPITLTRKLKNVGAPGNYTASLRVPAGLAISVEPNVLKFDKIDEEKSFKLSVEVTRPGAATVFGGLTWSDGKHYVRSPIVVGGVRG from the exons ATGTGGTCTCAAAAGCATGCAATTCTACTCTTGTTTTCAGTCACACTTTTTTCTCTGTTCCATTTCCATGTTTCTGCGGTGAAAAAG TCTTACATAGTGTACTTGGGATCACACGACCATGGTGAAGGAGTTACCAATGCTGATTTTGAACGAGTGTCAGACACTCACCATGAATTCCTTCAATCCTATTTGGGAAG TTTGGAGAAAGCGAAAGATTCAATGATATATTCATACACAAGGAACATCAATGGCTTCGCTGCAAACCTCGAAGAACATGAGGCTGCTGACATTGCAG ATCATCCAAACGTTGTGTCAGTGTTCttaaacaaaggaagaaaactaCACACTACACATTCATGGGAATTCATGTCGCTGGAACAGAATGGTGTTGCTCCCTCTAGTTCGCTCTTTAGAAAAGCCAGATTTGGTGAAGATACTATTATTGGGAATCTTGACACTG GTGTATGGCCAGAATCTCCTAGCTTTAGAGATGAGGGGATAGGACCCATTCCTTCAAGGTGGAAAGGAACTTGCCAGAATGAGATCACTGGCTTTCCTTGCAACAG GAAGCTCATAGGAGCAAGGTACTTCAACAAAGGTTATGCAGCCAATGCAGGGCCAGCAGCATTGACAAACATTACACTTAACACTGCAAGAGACTATGAAGGTCATGGATCTCACACGCTATCGACTTTGGGAGGAAACTTTGTTCGTGATGCAAGTGTCTTTGGCTTGGGTAATGGAACTGCCAAAGGTGGTTCTCCTAAAGCCAGGGTTGCCGCTTACAAGGTGTGCTGGCCACCATTAGTTGATGGCGGCGGTGGGTGTTTTGATGCAGATATCTTGGCAGCATTTGACATGGCTATCCATGATGGTGTTGATGTTCTGTCCCTCTCTCTTGGAGACACTCCTTCTGATTACTTTGATGATGGTGTTTCAATTGGAGCATTTCATGCTGTGAACAAGGGCATCACTGTGTTGTGCTCAGCTGGGAACTCTGGACCAATACCAGGAACTGTTACAAATAATGCACCTTGGATATTAACAGTCGCTGCAAGCACCTTGGATAGAGAGATTGATACTGTTGTTGAACTCCAGAATGGACACCAATTCAGG GGAGCAAGCCTTTCTGAAGCTTTGCCAGAAGACAAGCTTTACCCTCTCATTAGTGCTGCACAAGCAAAAGTAGCAAACGCATCAGTTGAAAATGC TACTCTCTGTATGGTTGGATCAATTGACCCACGGAAGGTGAAGGGCCAAATATTGGTTTGTCTGAGAGGTATATCTCCAAGAGTGGAAAAGAGCCTTGTTGCTTTTGAGGCTGGTGCAGCAGGAATGATTCTTTGCAATGATGAGCTTAGTGGTAATGAGCTCATTGCTGATCCTCATTTCCTGCCTTCATCCCAAATCAGTTATGAAGATGGTCTTGTTGTCTTTGCCTACATCAATTCAACCAA GAATCCACTAGGATATATTCATCCACCCACAACCAAGTTGCAAATAAAGCCTGCTCCATCCATGGCAAGCTTCTCTTCTAGAGGCCCCAACACAATCACACCAGAGATCCTCAAG CCTGATATCACTGCTCCTGGTGTGAACATCATTGCTGCATACACAGGAGCGGCTAGCCCGACAGAGTTGGATTATGATACGCGTAGGGTTCCTTTTATCACCATGTCCGGAACATCCATGTCCTGCCCTCATGTGGCTGGAGTTGTTGGCCTTCTCAAGACCCTCCACCCTCACTGGAGTCCATCAGCTATTAAGTCTGCAATAATGACAACTG CTAGGATAAGGGACAACACTGGAAAGCCAATTCTTGATGGCAATAATGCAAAGGCAACACCATTTGCATATGGCTCTGGTCACATTAGACCAAACCGTGCCATGGATCCTGGCTTGGTCTATGACTTAACCATCAATGATTACCTGAACTTCCTTTGTTATCGTGGTTATAACCAGACACAGATAAAGATGTTCTATGGTACTCCTCATCACTGTCCTGATAGAATCAACATCCTGGATTTCAACTACCCTACCATAACAATACCAAAAATTTATAGCCCAATTACATTGACCAGAAAGCTGAAAAATGTTGGTGCACCAGGGAATTACACTGCTAGCCTCCGTGTACCTGCAGGCCTAGCAATATCTGTGGAGCCTAATGTCTTGAAATTTGACAAGATTGATGAAGAGAAGAGCTTCAAGTTGAGTGTTGAAGTTACAAGACCAGGTGCGGCTACAGTGTTTGGAGGGTTAACTTGGTCAGATGGTAAACACTATGTTAGGAGTCCAATTGTAGTTGGAGGTGTTAGAGGTTAG
- the LOC130710596 gene encoding uncharacterized protein LOC130710596, whose protein sequence is MSFSSGNGSHDKTHHDIAEQESAKIRRLKRRLVLAERRPNKAHKVLTPCSGSQSNILQTSFSCDKDYNGYGKRSLDAQGSTIVGRNFVGKENIYGRAINDCVVNLMSSFDDVASPVLEFMESTQSHVSNLTQSTPLNGHMSRVEYLDIGDPTWKCEYCGALMWYDERTVKAKRPDEPEFSLCCSSGKVQLPLMLDPPLTLRHLLFYKDTKQSKHFRENIRAYNAAFNFTSMGAKVDREVNTGRGPRVFKISGQNYHSIGDLTPPEGHRPKFAQLYIYDTANEVENRRALFRTSDSEFMLHSNIIQMLKDMLDKDNVWAEAFRMARDVFDVHEDENFSLKLIFDRQSDGRTYNMPTVLEYPLLFAYGEDGYRSGVLHRGLDLEEWISKPAYNTVTIREFFAFRLQTRENEPETLLHAGKLFQQFIVDGYTMIEAHRMCYYRRNQKKFRAGSYKDVNSAVDHGITESSSSGTRILLPSSFIGGRRYMNQHYYDAMAICHKLGYPDLFITFTCNQNWVEINRFLTKKRLRPEDRPDVVTRVFKIKLQQLMEELKSGTLFGDVIAVVYTIEFQKRGLPHAHILLFLRNKSPNHSHIDKIISAEIPDPNQQPLLYERVKTSMMHGPCGSDNVKSPCMKDGKCSKFFPKPYVESTTLDEEGFPVYRRRNDGRTVKKGNIELDNRYVGPYNPTLLLKYDSHINVEWCNQSGSIKYLFKYISKGHDRIIAGIHDKNKEVDEIKMYYDCRYLSPCESVWRTFGFEIVHREPAVERLSFHLPGEQSVLYEDDEPLDVVLDKVGSKGTMQINGSQGSPVEALAECIM, encoded by the exons ATGAGTTTTAGCAGTGGAAACGGATCACATGACAAAACTCATCACGATATTGCCGAACAAGAGAGTGCTAAAATTAGAAGGCTTAAAAGGAGATTGGTACTTGCCGAGAGAAGACCAAATAAGGCACATAAAGTTCTTACACCATGTAGTGGTTCACAAAGTAATATTCTTCAAACTAGCTTTTCATGTGATAAGGACTACAACGGATATGGCAAAAGATCACTAGACGCGCAAGGGAGTACAATAGTAGGGAGAAACTTTGTTGGCAAAGAGAACATATATGGTAGAGCCATCAATGATTGTGTTGTAAACTTAATGTCCTCATTTGATGATGTTGCAAGTCCTGTTCTGGAGTTCATGGAATCTACCCAATCTCATGTCTCAAATTTGACTCAATCTACACCTCTAAATGGTCATATGTCTAGAG TTGAGTACTTGGATATAGGGGATCCTACGTGGAAGTGTGAATATTGTGGAGCATTAATGTGGTATGACGAAAGGACTGTTAAAGCAAAAAGACCTGATGAGCCTGAATTCAGCCTATGTTGCTCATCTGGAAAAGTACAATTGCCTCTTATGTTGGATCCTCCACTAACATTGCGTCACCTTCTTTTTTATAAGGATACGAAACAGAGTAAGCATTTCAGAGAAAATATCAGGGCTTACAATGCAGCCTTCAACTTCACATCTATGGGTGCTAAAGTGGATAGGGAAGTCAATACCGGTCGTGGTCCACGTGTGTTTAAAATTTCTGGCCAAAATTATCATAGTATTGGTGATCTAACTCCTCCAGAAGGTCATCGTccaaaatttgcacaattatACATATATGATACAGCCAATGAAGTTGAGAATAGACGAGCATTATTCAG gACAAGTGACTCTGAATTTATGTTGCACTCCAACATAATTCAAATGTTGAAAGATATGCTTGACAAGGATAATGTTTGGGCTGAAGCATTTCGGATGGCAAGAGATGTTTTTGATGTACATGAAGATGAAAATTTCAGCTTGAAGTTAATCTTTGACAGGCAATCTGATGGGAGAACCTACAATATGCCTACTGTTTTAGAG TACCCATTGTTGTTTGCTTATGGAGAGGATGGTTATCGAAGTGGTGTTTTACATAGAGGTCTTGATCTTGAAGAATGGATATCCAAACCTGCCTACAACACTGTTACTATAAGGGAGTTTTTTGCTTTTAGACTACAAACGAGGGAGAATGAACCTGAAACCCTTTTACATGCAGGAAAATTATTCCAACAATTTATTGTTGATGGTTACACAATGATTGAGGCTCATAGAATGTGTTACTACAGAAGGaatcaaaaaaaatttagggctGGTTCATATAAAGATGTTAACTCTGCTGTTGATCATGGCATCACTGAATCATCATCTTCTGGAACCCGGATCTTGCTTCCatcttcatttattggtggtaggaGATATATGAATCAACATTATTATGATGCAATGGCTATTTGTCATAAGCTGGGCTATCCAGATTTATTCATAACTTTTACGTGCAACCAGAACTGGGTTGAGATTAACAGATTCTTGACGAAGAAAAGATTGAGGCCAGAAGATCGCCCTGACGTTGTAACTAGGGTATTCAAAATAAAGTTACAACAACTAATGGAAGAATTAAAGAGCGGAACTTTGTTTGGTGACGTGATTGCCG TTGTGTATACCATTGAATTTCAGAAGAGAGGTCTCCCTCACGCGCATATATTGTTATTTCTTCGGAATAAGTCTCCAAATCATTCTCATATTGACAAAATAATTAGTGCGGAAATACCAGATCCCAATCAACAACCGCTACTTTATGAAAGAGTGAAGACATCCATGATGCATGGTCCTTGTGGCTCAGATAATGTAAAATCTCCATGCATGAAAGATGGGAAGTGctccaaattttttccaaagCCTTATGTGGAAAGCACTACACTTGATGAAGAAGGATTTCCGGTGTATAGAAGACGTAATGATGGGAGAACCGTCAAAAAAGGAAACATAGAGTTGGATAATCGATATGTAGGTCCTTATAATCCCACATTGTTGCTGAAATATGACTCACATATAAATGTGGAATGGTGTAATCAATCAGGGTCTATAAAGTATCTTTTCAAGTACATAAGCAAGGGCCATGACCGTATTATAGCTGGGATACATGACAAGAACAAGGAAGTAGATGAGATCAAAATGTATTATGATTGTCGTTACTTATCACCGTGTGAATCAGTTTGGAGGACTTTTGGCTTCGAGATTGTGCATAGGGAGCCGGCTGTTGAGAGATTATCATTTCATCTCCCTGGTGAACAAAGTGTGTTATATGAGGATGATGAGCCTCTTGATGTTGTCTTAGACAAAGTTGGATCTAAGGGAACAAT GCAAATAAATGGGAGCCAAGGAAGTCCGGTAGAAGCATTGGCAGAATGCATTATGTAA
- the LOC130711559 gene encoding ATP-dependent 6-phosphofructokinase 2, which translates to MAMADSVSDSDSVSDITKLFEPINLKELPHLTDFIPNLQSLPNPLDQNPYFDAHQVEGFYFTQSDVVLRQISYSDHLPRFAYHRAGPRKQVYFDPRDVRVAIVTCGGLCPGLNTVIRELVVGLWDLYGVRQISGITAGYRGFYSTEPVPLNPNVVRDWHNKGGTVLQTSRGGFDLHKIVDAIQNRRFNQLYIIGGDGSMRGAVKIFNEIRNRKLNVAVVGIPKTVDNDVGIIDRSFGFQTAVEMAQQAISAAHVEAESAVNGIGLVKLMGRSTGHIALHATLSSRDVDCCLIPEMDFYLEGKGGLFEFLEQRLKSNGHAVLVVAEGAGQDLIPRSESQKQDRDESGNMVFLDVGAWLKSELKDWWDRDHPGELFTVKYIDPTYMIRAVHANATDNLYCTLVAHSAIHGVMAGYTGFVAGPINGNYAYIPLEDVACANNPVNTKDHRWSWVRSVTNQPDFVRS; encoded by the exons ATGGCCATGGCTGATTCAGTTTCAGATTCAGATTCAGTTTCAGACATAACCAAATTGTTCGAACCCATAAACCTGAAGGAGCTTCCTCACCTCACTGACTTCATCCCTAACCTCCAATCCCTTCCCAATCCACTCGACCAGAATCCATACTTCGACGCCCACCAAGTTGAAGGCTTCTACTTCACACAATCCGACGTCGTTCTCCGCCAGATCTCCTACTCCGACCACCTTCCTCGCTTCGCCTACCACCGCGCCGGTCCCCGCAAACAAGTCTACTTCGACCCGCGCGATGTCAGGGTTGCTATTGTCACCTGCGGGGGACTCTGCCCCGGTCTCAACACCGTCATCAGGGAACTCGTCGTTGGCCTGTGGGACCTCTATGGTGTGCGTCAAATTTCCGGCATCACCGCTGGGTACAGAGGTTTTTACTCCACCGAGCCCGTTCCTCTTAACCCAAACGTTGTTCGCGATTGGCACAACAAGGGTGGCACCGTTCTTCAAACTTCTAGAGGCGGTTTTGATCTCCACAAGATCGTTGATGCTATCCAAAATCGCCGCTTCAATCAG TTGTACATTATAGGTGGAGATGGGAGTATGAGAGGGGCTGTGAAGATATTCAACGAAATACGGAACCGCAAACTGAATGTTGCAGTCGTTGGAATTCCTAAAACTGTGGACAATGATGTTGGAATAATTGACAGATCTTTTGGATTCCAAACAGCAGTTGAAATGGCTCAGCAGGCAATCAGTGCTGCTCATGTGGAGGCCGAGAGTGCAGTTAATGGCATAGGCCTGGTGAAGTTGATGGGTCGAAGCACGGGTCACATTGCTCTTCATGCAACACTCAGCAGCCGCGACGTCGATTGCTGCTTGATTCCTGAGATGGATTTTTACTTGGAAGGAAAAGGAGGGCTCTTTGAGTTTCTTGAACAACGACTGAAGTCAAATGGGCATGCAGTGCTTGTAGTTGCCGAGGGCGCCGGCCAGGACCTTATACCCAGAAGCGAATCACAGAAGCAAGACCGGGATGAGTCTGGTAACATGGTGTTTTTAGATGTTGGTGCGTGGTTGAAGTCTGAGCTGAAGGACTGGTGGGATAGGGACCACCCTGGTGAGTTGTTCACTGTGAAGTACATTGATCCTACATACATGATTCGTGCGGTTCATGCAAATGCTACTGATAACTTGTACTGTACACTCGTAGCGCACTCTGCAATTCATGGTGTCATGGCAGGGTATACTGGGTTTGTTGCTGGTCCTATCAATGGGAACTATGCATACATCCCATTAGAAGATGTAGCATGTGCAAATAACCCTGTCAATACTAAAGATCATAGGTGGTCATGGGTGAGATCTGTCACCAATCAGCCTGATTTTGTAAGGAGCTAG
- the LOC130711561 gene encoding uncharacterized protein LOC130711561: MNSQNHEASKNPRLSGRSSTSCPSPSLSCKTCGCGKEVILYRSNSKNNPGKLFWRCPDWKEKGTCGFFEWDKGVAAEDGMQGSSNLNEDINDIMEKRIASLREDVKEIVHRAIIKLCEDMNEKDNKIEMMKMKLETEGLKINVLLFFLGITLAVAVSKFF, translated from the exons ATGAATTCTCAGAACCACGAAGCATCGAAGAACCCAAGGCTCAGTGGTCGTTCATCCACATCTTGTCCTTCACCCTCACTTTCATGCAAGACCTGTGGCTGTGGGAAAGAGGTAATTCTCTACCGATCCAATTCCAAGAATAACCCAGGAAAGCTATTTTGGAGGTGCCCTGATTGGAAG GAGAAAGGGACTTGTGGTTTTTTCGAATGGGATAAAGGTGTTGCTGCTGAAGATGGTATGCAGGGTTCTTCAAATCTGAATGAAGACATAAATGACATTATGGAAAAAAGGATTGCTAGTTTGAGGGAAGATGTTAAGGAAATAGTGCACAGGGCAATTATTAAGTTATGTGAAGACATGAATGAGAAGGACAACAAAattgagatgatgaagatgaagctggAAACAGAGGGATTGAAGATTAATGTGCTCTTGTTCTTTTTAGGCATTACTTTGGCTGTAGCAGTGTCAAAGTTTTTCTAG